In Leptospira sp. WS58.C1, a single genomic region encodes these proteins:
- a CDS encoding esterase/lipase family protein: MKRFLSFRTLFLFFTLLSFGNCDYLQDRLTPSDNKSLADQIKDYIISAYFAEQNHALYKFSTVFPDMAVGSLSPLYFQDPYFQRDNSKAKIILIHGWDFAERQTDLPTDFNKKVANLLGTWNQGLAFITQTTDLPGGYSSSVYDTVEIYVFTYRTSDYIQVNGRRFIDSLNAAFTSSDKVVVVAHSMGGLVSRAAVQHANNTKNVIDHIVTLGTPYYGSPYSSPQYTGDLTAIGTIIKFMTDTPGGQGLAYTNGISAGVDPISPTIVDGTNQAFNFFLESMIANTSRDSITTVYGGDMGAGNCGGADHAGTYQAACTVITNGNPVFASSDGIVPLASALLNNRAGTEHTVTDMDHSQMSFRNEGGTGGGLTKVKTHFNNVFAEVLTIVNGL, from the coding sequence ATGAAAAGATTTTTATCTTTCCGAACTCTGTTCTTATTTTTTACACTTCTATCTTTCGGAAATTGCGATTATTTACAGGACAGGCTCACACCTTCCGATAACAAATCATTAGCGGATCAAATTAAAGATTATATCATTTCTGCATATTTTGCGGAACAGAACCACGCATTATATAAATTTTCTACGGTCTTCCCGGATATGGCAGTGGGAAGCCTTTCTCCCCTGTATTTTCAAGATCCTTATTTTCAGCGAGATAATTCTAAAGCAAAAATCATACTTATCCATGGTTGGGACTTTGCGGAAAGGCAAACGGATCTTCCTACCGATTTTAATAAAAAAGTGGCAAACCTACTTGGCACTTGGAACCAAGGCCTCGCGTTCATCACTCAGACCACCGATCTACCCGGCGGTTATAGCAGTAGTGTGTATGATACAGTCGAAATTTATGTTTTTACGTATAGAACTTCCGATTATATTCAAGTGAACGGAAGAAGATTCATCGACTCTCTAAATGCAGCATTCACATCTTCCGACAAAGTGGTAGTTGTGGCTCACTCAATGGGAGGTCTTGTTTCGAGAGCGGCAGTCCAACATGCAAATAATACTAAGAATGTGATAGATCATATAGTCACTTTAGGAACTCCATATTACGGATCTCCGTATTCTTCACCTCAATACACGGGAGATTTAACCGCCATCGGAACAATTATTAAATTTATGACGGACACTCCCGGCGGACAAGGACTTGCGTATACCAACGGGATTAGTGCAGGCGTAGATCCAATCTCTCCTACGATTGTAGACGGAACGAACCAAGCATTTAACTTCTTCTTAGAAAGTATGATCGCAAATACTTCCAGAGACTCCATTACAACCGTTTACGGCGGGGATATGGGTGCTGGAAATTGCGGTGGTGCCGATCATGCAGGTACATATCAAGCTGCTTGTACAGTGATCACAAATGGGAATCCGGTGTTTGCTAGCTCAGACGGGATTGTACCTTTAGCTTCCGCATTGTTGAATAATAGGGCCGGAACAGAACACACTGTAACCGATATGGATCATTCCCAAATGTCATTTAGGAATGAAGGTGGAACAGGAGGCGGACTCACAAAAGTAAAAACACATTTTAATAATGTATTCGCTGAAGTGCTTACAATTGTGAACGGACTGTAA
- a CDS encoding undecaprenyl-phosphate glucose phosphotransferase: MLKERSQTFKLLFVFLDLIFSLGSCVFAFLLRFYVGDPTGVDRSYIDLESYFILGSVLSVSQVIVFLFIDLYHPRRGLSFLDEFLAIFGGVFLNLLFVLSMLFFFRGDFGSERFSRSFILVFAGTNIFSIGLLHLLARQFLRYLRSKGYNLRRVLVIGTRETALRFADSVQRHQIYGYQIVGYVSSGNTKAIRKDMKLVGKTDKIEKVLSEVKPDLVVYALNNAEGDCLEAVLDACDTEGIDLKVIPGFQEFIKAKGRVDEMDGLPVISIRNIPVRLGYNRFIKRSFDILFSLFFIILFSPVFLIIALLIKLSSKGPVFYYQERVGLDNKSFKMIKFRSMVVQTKSQSETTWTVQNDPRVTGIGKILRKTSLDEIPQFFNVLLGDMSVVGPRPERPHFVEKFKTDHRHYMRRHAVKAGITGLAQVKGLRGDTSIDERIDADIYYIENWSLWLDIKIILLTPLKGVMDKNAY, from the coding sequence ATGTTGAAAGAGAGAAGCCAAACTTTTAAATTATTATTCGTCTTCTTGGACCTGATTTTCTCCTTGGGAAGTTGTGTATTTGCATTCCTTCTCCGTTTCTATGTTGGAGATCCAACGGGAGTGGATAGATCTTATATAGATCTGGAAAGTTATTTTATATTGGGTTCCGTTCTTTCCGTTTCTCAAGTAATCGTTTTTTTATTTATAGATCTGTATCATCCGAGACGTGGACTCTCCTTTTTGGATGAGTTCCTAGCGATCTTCGGGGGTGTGTTCTTAAATTTACTATTCGTATTGTCTATGTTATTCTTCTTCCGAGGGGATTTCGGTAGCGAAAGATTTTCTCGTTCTTTCATTTTAGTTTTTGCCGGGACCAATATTTTTTCTATCGGGCTTCTTCACCTTCTCGCCCGCCAATTCTTACGATATCTTAGAAGTAAAGGTTACAATTTACGCAGGGTTCTTGTGATTGGAACTAGAGAAACTGCGCTACGTTTTGCTGATTCTGTACAAAGGCATCAGATCTATGGATATCAAATCGTCGGTTATGTAAGTTCCGGAAACACGAAGGCCATTCGAAAGGATATGAAGTTAGTCGGAAAAACCGATAAGATAGAAAAGGTTTTATCCGAGGTTAAACCGGACCTAGTTGTCTATGCATTGAATAATGCGGAAGGGGATTGTCTGGAAGCGGTATTGGATGCTTGCGATACGGAAGGTATCGATTTAAAAGTAATTCCCGGTTTCCAAGAGTTTATCAAGGCAAAGGGAAGAGTGGATGAGATGGACGGTCTTCCGGTCATTTCTATTCGAAACATTCCCGTACGATTAGGTTATAATCGGTTCATCAAAAGAAGTTTCGATATTCTATTTTCTCTTTTCTTTATTATACTTTTTTCACCCGTATTTTTGATCATTGCTCTTCTCATCAAATTAAGCTCAAAAGGCCCCGTCTTTTATTATCAGGAGAGGGTCGGCTTAGACAATAAAAGTTTTAAGATGATCAAGTTCAGAAGTATGGTCGTTCAAACCAAGTCACAATCCGAGACTACATGGACGGTCCAAAATGATCCACGGGTGACCGGGATTGGTAAGATACTGCGCAAGACCTCCCTTGACGAAATACCTCAGTTTTTTAATGTGCTTTTAGGAGATATGTCTGTAGTGGGTCCAAGACCCGAAAGACCTCATTTTGTCGAAAAATTCAAAACGGATCATAGGCATTATATGAGAAGGCATGCGGTTAAAGCAGGTATTACCGGTCTTGCGCAAGTCAAAGGTCTGAGAGGAGACACTTCCATCGATGAAAGGATCGATGCAGATATCTACTATATAGAAAACTGGTCTCTTTGGTTGGATATTAAAATCATCCTTCTCACACCTTTAAAAGGTGTGATGGATAAAAATGCCTATTAA
- the hisF gene encoding imidazole glycerol phosphate synthase subunit HisF → MSELTARIIPCLDIKDGRVVKGVNFVNLVDAGDPVESAVVYEKNLADELCFLDITASSDKRDILIHLVEAVAERIFIPFTVGGGIRTLDDVKAVLEKGADKVSINTAAFQNPDLLRAAAEIYGSQCIVCAVDVKFHPDRQRYEVFLHGGRTETGRDALDWGQEAQDRGAGEILLTSMDRDGTKKGFDIQLLKLFSSNLEIPIIASGGAGNPEHMVEAILRGKADAVLAASIFHFGEFTIQETKENMREMGIKVRL, encoded by the coding sequence ATGAGTGAACTTACCGCGAGAATTATTCCCTGCCTGGATATAAAAGACGGTAGGGTAGTCAAAGGAGTGAATTTTGTAAACCTGGTAGACGCGGGAGATCCTGTCGAATCTGCCGTGGTTTACGAAAAAAATCTCGCTGACGAGTTATGTTTCTTAGACATCACTGCTTCCAGCGATAAAAGAGACATCTTAATTCATTTAGTAGAAGCAGTTGCGGAAAGGATATTTATCCCATTCACAGTGGGCGGAGGAATTCGCACCTTAGACGATGTGAAAGCGGTTTTGGAAAAGGGCGCCGACAAAGTTTCCATAAATACGGCCGCATTCCAAAATCCGGATCTACTTCGAGCAGCCGCGGAAATTTACGGTTCCCAATGTATCGTATGCGCAGTAGATGTAAAATTTCATCCTGATAGACAAAGATACGAAGTATTCCTGCACGGTGGAAGAACAGAGACGGGAAGAGACGCCTTAGACTGGGGACAAGAAGCCCAGGATAGAGGTGCAGGAGAAATATTGCTCACTTCCATGGATAGGGACGGGACTAAAAAAGGATTCGATATCCAATTACTAAAATTATTTTCTTCTAATTTAGAAATTCCTATTATAGCAAGCGGTGGTGCCGGAAATCCGGAACATATGGTGGAAGCGATACTCAGAGGAAAGGCTGACGCAGTTCTTGCGGCATCCATTTTTCATTTTGGGGAATTTACTATCCAAGAAACAAAAGAAAATATGAGAGAAATGGGGATCAAGGTCAGACTCTGA
- the folD gene encoding bifunctional methylenetetrahydrofolate dehydrogenase/methenyltetrahydrofolate cyclohydrolase FolD, whose amino-acid sequence MTAILLDGKKLSQKIKDSIAEEIKTLTASGKKPPKLATILVGNDPASETYVNMKVKSCHAVGMISEKIELPETTTTEELIAVIDRLNADPDTHGILLQHPSPPQIDERAAFDRIALHKDVDGVTTLSFGKLSMGVETYLPCTPYGMVLLLKEYGIDPAGKRAVVVGRSPILGKPMAMLLTEMNATVTLCHSKTKNLPEIVSQADIVVGAVGKPEFIKADWIKPGAVLLDAGYNPGNVGDIEISRAWEKSSYYTPVPGGVGPMTISVLLLQTLYSAKDHFTPPLK is encoded by the coding sequence ATGACCGCGATTTTACTGGATGGCAAAAAACTTTCCCAAAAAATAAAAGATTCTATCGCCGAAGAGATCAAGACTCTCACGGCTTCCGGAAAAAAGCCCCCGAAACTCGCAACGATCCTGGTCGGGAACGATCCGGCTTCTGAAACGTATGTGAATATGAAAGTCAAGTCCTGCCATGCGGTAGGGATGATCTCCGAAAAGATCGAACTTCCGGAAACTACTACAACCGAGGAATTAATTGCTGTTATAGATAGATTGAACGCGGATCCAGACACTCACGGAATTCTTTTACAACACCCTTCTCCGCCTCAGATAGATGAAAGAGCAGCATTCGATCGGATCGCTTTACATAAGGATGTAGACGGGGTTACTACATTGTCATTCGGCAAATTGTCCATGGGAGTGGAAACCTATCTTCCGTGCACGCCCTACGGTATGGTCCTTTTATTAAAAGAATACGGGATTGACCCCGCAGGAAAAAGAGCCGTGGTGGTCGGTCGTTCTCCTATTTTGGGAAAACCGATGGCGATGCTTCTAACAGAAATGAACGCGACCGTTACTCTTTGCCATTCCAAAACCAAAAATTTGCCTGAGATCGTATCCCAGGCGGATATCGTTGTTGGCGCGGTAGGAAAGCCTGAGTTTATCAAAGCGGATTGGATCAAACCGGGCGCAGTATTATTGGATGCAGGCTATAATCCAGGAAACGTAGGAGACATCGAAATTTCCAGAGCATGGGAAAAATCCTCTTATTACACTCCTGTTCCGGGTGGTGTAGGACCTATGACAATTTCAGTCCTTCTACTCCAGACTTTGTATTCCGCAAAAGATCACTTTACACCCCCGTTGAAATGA
- the gatC gene encoding Asp-tRNA(Asn)/Glu-tRNA(Gln) amidotransferase subunit GatC, whose amino-acid sequence MNLNEESLQKIAELSRLKIDPKDIQNFLTDFNKVLNYVDTITELNVSSVSDEDLYPNEGNSLRVDKAQEGLSRSQIESFAPSFQNGYFVVPKVIET is encoded by the coding sequence GTGAACCTAAACGAAGAATCCCTTCAAAAAATCGCAGAGTTATCTAGGCTCAAAATAGATCCGAAGGATATCCAAAACTTCCTTACGGATTTTAATAAGGTGCTGAATTATGTGGATACGATCACTGAGTTAAATGTGAGTTCCGTATCCGACGAGGACTTATATCCGAACGAAGGAAATTCTCTTCGTGTAGATAAAGCGCAAGAGGGCCTAAGCCGCTCTCAGATAGAATCCTTCGCGCCGAGTTTCCAAAACGGATACTTCGTGGTCCCAAAGGTGATCGAAACATGA
- the asnS gene encoding asparagine--tRNA ligase yields the protein MSEVSTIDLNRLPEHVNQTVRIQGWVHGLRGSNARQFLSLRNSGKILQILAEKEILGEDLFSEIKHLKQETSVEVVGKLVENEKSPIGYELVLSSFKKVGESENYPITPKEHGIDFLLSQRHLWLRSSKQLAIIKVRSELSYQIRKYFHDNQFTLIDTPILTGSIGESAGTLFSTEYFDLGNAYLAQTGQLYLETAIFAHNKVYCYGPTFRAEKSKTRRHLTEFWMVEAETAFLTHAENLKLQENFVKTVIRETVAACGPELKVLERDPSSLLDYISKPFALIDYKEALEYLQSQKEDIVWGDDINSEREQMLCQKFGGPVFIQKYPREAKAFYMKVNPEDPRTVLNADLIAPDGVGEIIGGSEREESYENITKRLEEENLPVESYEWYLELRKYGSVPHSGFGLGTERLIAWICGLQHVRECIPFPRMMERLYP from the coding sequence ATGTCCGAAGTTTCCACCATTGATCTAAATCGTTTGCCGGAACATGTAAATCAAACCGTACGGATCCAAGGTTGGGTCCACGGTTTGAGAGGATCTAACGCCAGACAATTTTTAAGTCTGAGAAATTCCGGAAAGATACTGCAAATACTCGCAGAAAAAGAGATTTTGGGAGAAGATCTGTTCTCCGAGATCAAACACCTAAAGCAGGAAACTTCCGTCGAGGTAGTCGGCAAATTAGTGGAGAATGAAAAGTCTCCCATCGGGTACGAACTTGTACTTTCTTCCTTCAAGAAGGTGGGGGAATCGGAAAATTATCCGATTACACCCAAAGAACATGGGATCGACTTCCTACTTTCCCAAAGACATCTATGGTTACGTTCCAGTAAGCAGCTTGCCATTATAAAAGTAAGAAGTGAACTTTCTTACCAGATCCGGAAGTATTTTCATGATAATCAATTTACCTTAATCGATACTCCCATATTAACAGGTTCGATCGGAGAATCGGCCGGTACGTTATTCTCCACCGAATACTTCGATCTTGGAAATGCCTATCTCGCTCAAACGGGACAATTATACTTGGAAACTGCCATATTCGCCCATAACAAAGTGTACTGTTACGGACCTACATTCCGAGCGGAGAAGAGTAAGACCAGACGACATTTGACGGAATTCTGGATGGTGGAAGCTGAAACCGCATTTTTAACACATGCAGAAAACTTAAAATTACAGGAAAATTTTGTAAAAACAGTGATCCGAGAAACTGTAGCCGCCTGTGGTCCGGAACTGAAAGTTTTGGAAAGGGATCCTTCTTCTTTACTAGATTATATTTCCAAACCTTTCGCATTGATAGATTACAAGGAAGCCTTGGAATACCTACAATCCCAGAAAGAAGATATAGTTTGGGGGGACGATATCAATTCCGAAAGAGAACAGATGCTTTGCCAAAAATTCGGCGGACCCGTTTTTATCCAAAAATATCCTAGAGAAGCAAAAGCGTTCTATATGAAAGTCAACCCGGAGGATCCAAGAACGGTGCTTAACGCGGATCTGATCGCCCCAGACGGAGTAGGGGAGATCATCGGCGGTTCGGAAAGAGAAGAAAGTTACGAAAATATCACTAAAAGGTTAGAAGAAGAAAACCTTCCTGTGGAATCTTATGAATGGTACTTGGAATTGAGAAAATACGGCTCCGTTCCCCATTCAGGTTTCGGGCTCGGGACGGAAAGATTGATCGCTTGGATCTGCGGACTACAACATGTCCGGGAATGTATCCCTTTCCCTCGAATGATGGAAAGGTTGTATCCTTAA
- the rlmB gene encoding 23S rRNA (guanosine(2251)-2'-O)-methyltransferase RlmB — MSRQDYIYGRRNIREILERHIERGSELPFQEIWLTSGAKKELEDILSDLGEKLLIKEASPSKLDKMAPGVNHQGVLALRIQLHSGDKKSFDSHLENCKGPILVLDRIQDPGNLGNILRTAECFGVETVLIPERDSSGITPAVEKVASGALAYLNVFKVGNLAQILEKLQKRNFWVVSTSDKGTEDWSKIPAWEELVILMGNEGEGLKRILMEKSDFTVRIPLHGHISSLNVTVATGIVLDRLKNRPK, encoded by the coding sequence ATGAGCCGCCAGGATTATATCTACGGAAGAAGAAATATCCGAGAAATTCTGGAGCGACATATTGAAAGAGGTTCCGAACTCCCCTTCCAAGAAATTTGGCTGACTTCCGGAGCCAAAAAAGAACTAGAAGATATTCTCTCCGATTTAGGGGAGAAACTTCTTATCAAAGAAGCTTCTCCCAGTAAGTTAGACAAAATGGCTCCAGGTGTGAATCACCAAGGAGTACTTGCACTCCGGATCCAACTCCACTCCGGAGATAAAAAATCGTTCGATTCACATCTGGAAAACTGCAAGGGACCGATCCTGGTTTTGGACCGGATCCAAGATCCGGGCAACCTGGGAAATATTTTGAGAACGGCAGAATGTTTCGGAGTAGAAACAGTCCTTATACCTGAAAGGGATTCCTCCGGAATCACTCCTGCGGTGGAAAAAGTAGCGTCAGGTGCCCTCGCCTATCTTAACGTTTTTAAAGTCGGGAACCTGGCACAAATATTAGAAAAACTGCAAAAACGAAATTTCTGGGTGGTTTCCACTTCCGATAAAGGTACGGAAGATTGGTCCAAAATCCCCGCCTGGGAAGAACTCGTGATCCTGATGGGAAATGAAGGAGAAGGTCTAAAAAGGATCTTAATGGAAAAATCCGACTTTACGGTCCGTATTCCCCTTCACGGTCATATTTCCTCTTTAAATGTGACAGTCGCCACCGGGATTGTACTCGATCGTTTGAAAAACCGACCAAAGTAA
- the cysS gene encoding cysteine--tRNA ligase, which produces MKEIRFHNSLSGNKEVFRPEFPDRVRVYSCGPTVYNFAHLGNLRAFLFVDLLRRALVAFGYKPDMTMNITDIDDKIIRESLAQGKGIREFTEPWVKAFQEDLESLNIQKLEHYPRATDSIPSMVEIIKHLQAQGLVYEKDGSLYYSISKFKNYGKLSKIDVSGMKTGTRYDTDEYDKDDVRDFVLWKFPKQKGEPSWETEIGSGRPGWHLECSAMVRDVYGSGVDIHTGGVDLTFPHHENEIAQSEGAYPEESFVKYWLHSEHLLVNGEKMAKSKGNFFTLRDLIKEGAEPRNIRFLLLSAHYRSKLNFTKERLEEAAGSVSKIQNCINRLLEELSKLGKVFQPQGKAEVASWEEFLDSLADDLNISKFLASVFELVKDSNQYLDQNSPNENDILKRLELFYKIDSILGVLSFERKVEVLDSEIDELVRQRQEARKNKNFAEADRLRDKLNELGIVIEDTKEGLRWKRK; this is translated from the coding sequence ATGAAAGAGATCCGTTTCCATAACTCTCTCAGCGGAAACAAAGAAGTATTCCGCCCGGAATTTCCGGACAGAGTTAGAGTATATTCCTGCGGACCTACGGTTTATAACTTCGCACATTTGGGAAATTTGCGAGCATTCCTATTCGTGGATCTTCTTAGAAGAGCTTTAGTTGCATTCGGTTATAAGCCGGATATGACCATGAATATCACCGATATCGACGACAAAATCATTCGTGAATCTTTAGCCCAAGGGAAAGGTATCAGAGAATTCACCGAACCATGGGTCAAAGCGTTCCAAGAAGATTTAGAATCTTTGAATATTCAAAAGTTGGAACATTACCCTAGAGCCACCGATTCTATCCCTTCCATGGTGGAGATCATAAAACATCTTCAGGCCCAAGGACTTGTGTACGAAAAAGACGGAAGTTTGTATTATTCCATCTCCAAGTTCAAAAATTACGGAAAACTTTCCAAAATAGACGTAAGCGGTATGAAAACGGGGACACGTTACGATACCGACGAATATGACAAAGACGATGTAAGAGATTTCGTTCTTTGGAAATTCCCGAAACAAAAGGGAGAACCTTCTTGGGAGACTGAGATAGGCTCCGGAAGACCAGGCTGGCATTTGGAATGTTCTGCCATGGTGCGCGATGTTTACGGCTCCGGAGTGGATATCCATACCGGAGGAGTGGATCTCACCTTCCCTCATCATGAAAATGAGATCGCTCAGAGCGAAGGAGCTTATCCGGAAGAATCTTTCGTAAAATATTGGCTTCACTCCGAACATCTACTCGTAAACGGAGAAAAGATGGCCAAGTCCAAGGGCAACTTTTTCACCCTAAGGGATTTGATAAAAGAAGGTGCGGAACCGCGTAATATCCGCTTCCTTCTACTCTCCGCACATTATAGAAGCAAATTAAACTTCACAAAAGAAAGATTAGAAGAAGCGGCCGGGTCCGTTTCAAAGATCCAAAACTGTATCAATCGATTATTAGAAGAATTATCTAAATTAGGAAAAGTATTCCAACCTCAGGGAAAAGCCGAAGTCGCTTCCTGGGAGGAATTTTTAGATAGCCTCGCAGACGATCTGAATATTTCCAAATTTTTAGCATCCGTTTTTGAATTAGTAAAAGATTCCAACCAATACTTGGATCAAAATTCTCCGAACGAGAATGATATCCTCAAAAGACTAGAATTATTCTATAAAATAGATTCCATCTTAGGGGTTCTTAGTTTCGAGAGAAAAGTGGAAGTTTTGGACTCCGAGATAGACGAACTTGTTAGACAAAGACAGGAAGCACGCAAAAACAAAAACTTTGCGGAAGCCGATAGACTCAGAGACAAACTGAACGAATTAGGAATTGTAATCGAAGACACAAAAGAAGGTCTTCGCTGGAAGAGAAAATGA
- the gatA gene encoding Asp-tRNA(Asn)/Glu-tRNA(Gln) amidotransferase subunit GatA produces MKELWKLKYSDIKKGLNSGEFTPMELIESLVARIEAEDSKIKAFLSWEKESILKAAAESTERRKLGKPLSEFDGIPIGVKDNICIENTITSCASKILENYRSPFHATAIEKLLAKGFVLIPRANMDEFAMGSSTENSAYQITKNPFDTTRIPGGSSGGSAAAVAASFVPVALGSDTGGSVRQPASLCGIYGLKPTYGTVSRYGLVAYASSLDQIGPLSKDIDGIIDVYSVISGKDQRDATSKNIPAFDPSNVKELPWKELKIGKMKITSEIEPDVAKAYESLLSELESKGAQLVELDFSLLSNSIPIYYIIATAECSSNLSRFDGIRFGQRKDPNGKLEDLYVTTRSEGFGKEVQRRILLGTFSLSAGYYDAYYGRAQKARVLIKKEYEGYFSKVDLILQPTSPTTAFKVGEKTSDPIQMYKADILTTSVNLAGVPAMSVPIGTDSKGLPIGLQITAPALHENKIFGFAKMISDWASKVELPEKIK; encoded by the coding sequence ATGAAAGAACTTTGGAAATTAAAATATTCCGATATTAAAAAAGGTTTAAATTCCGGGGAATTTACTCCTATGGAATTGATCGAGTCTCTTGTCGCTCGTATAGAAGCGGAAGACTCTAAAATTAAGGCATTTCTTTCTTGGGAAAAAGAAAGTATCTTGAAGGCCGCAGCGGAAAGCACCGAAAGAAGAAAATTAGGTAAACCTCTTTCCGAATTCGACGGTATTCCGATCGGAGTGAAGGACAATATCTGTATAGAGAACACGATCACTTCTTGTGCTTCTAAAATTTTGGAAAACTATCGCTCTCCTTTTCATGCGACTGCGATCGAAAAACTTTTAGCAAAAGGGTTTGTTCTCATTCCAAGGGCCAATATGGACGAGTTTGCGATGGGTTCCTCCACGGAAAACTCCGCGTATCAAATTACTAAAAATCCTTTCGATACAACAAGGATCCCTGGGGGATCTTCCGGCGGGTCTGCTGCTGCCGTTGCGGCTTCCTTCGTTCCGGTAGCATTGGGTTCGGATACCGGTGGATCCGTTAGACAGCCTGCATCACTTTGCGGGATCTACGGTTTAAAACCGACTTATGGAACAGTTTCCAGATATGGGCTTGTAGCTTATGCATCTAGCTTAGATCAGATCGGTCCTTTGTCAAAGGACATAGACGGGATCATCGATGTATATTCTGTGATTTCCGGAAAAGATCAGCGGGACGCTACTTCTAAAAATATTCCAGCATTCGATCCTTCTAATGTGAAAGAACTTCCTTGGAAAGAATTGAAAATAGGTAAGATGAAGATAACTTCTGAGATTGAGCCGGATGTTGCAAAGGCTTACGAATCTCTTTTGTCGGAGTTGGAGTCCAAGGGAGCTCAGCTTGTAGAGCTGGATTTTTCTCTTCTTTCCAATTCCATTCCTATCTATTATATCATCGCAACAGCGGAATGTTCTTCCAATCTTTCCAGATTCGATGGGATCCGTTTCGGACAAAGAAAGGACCCGAACGGTAAACTGGAAGATCTATACGTCACAACTAGAAGCGAAGGTTTTGGAAAAGAAGTCCAGAGAAGGATTTTACTCGGAACATTCTCCCTATCCGCCGGATACTACGATGCGTATTATGGAAGAGCTCAGAAAGCCAGAGTTTTGATCAAAAAAGAATACGAAGGTTATTTTTCGAAAGTGGATCTGATCCTTCAGCCTACTTCTCCTACGACTGCTTTCAAAGTGGGTGAAAAAACTTCCGATCCGATCCAAATGTATAAGGCGGATATTCTTACAACTTCCGTGAACTTGGCCGGAGTTCCTGCTATGTCTGTCCCTATCGGTACGGATTCAAAAGGACTTCCGATCGGTTTACAGATCACCGCTCCTGCTTTACATGAAAATAAAATATTCGGTTTTGCTAAAATGATCTCCGACTGGGCTTCTAAAGTAGAATTGCCCGAAAAGATCAAATGA
- a CDS encoding acetylxylan esterase: MAISFDECFQTYPPFSPPADLDDFWAESIRELKGFPVKNQTKALLKGTILKETIYDISFQSYGNATLTGSLVIPRKRGDLPVLVYFHDYAKDRPQIIKGLTEAGVAQLILDLRGHGTQLIRPVLKEGEIPDPDWTPGYYRKGLEAKESFFLKANYLDVIRTIEFLRLTDGIDGDKIILAGKGIGASMALFGAANSPRVKALILETPNFCHVDDTQLKLGTSWSKEISEQISNSKSKKAQLKKNLSYFDSLNFSKKIKIPTLVSVGMEDKVSHPKSVFALFNHLVCDKRMQVYPTEGNEAGIAGDKQNLANLEFAKEILFPE, from the coding sequence ATGGCTATCAGTTTCGACGAGTGCTTCCAGACATATCCTCCGTTCTCTCCTCCCGCAGATTTGGACGATTTTTGGGCGGAGTCGATCCGTGAACTTAAAGGGTTTCCTGTTAAAAACCAAACCAAGGCTCTTCTCAAAGGGACCATTTTAAAAGAAACCATTTACGATATTTCTTTCCAATCTTACGGGAACGCAACGCTTACAGGCAGTTTGGTGATCCCCCGAAAGCGAGGGGATCTTCCCGTTCTCGTCTATTTCCACGATTATGCAAAAGACAGACCCCAGATCATTAAGGGACTGACGGAAGCAGGAGTGGCCCAACTGATCCTGGACCTCCGAGGTCACGGAACTCAACTAATCCGTCCAGTTTTGAAGGAAGGCGAGATCCCGGATCCGGATTGGACTCCAGGATATTATAGAAAAGGATTAGAAGCCAAGGAATCCTTCTTTCTAAAAGCAAATTACTTGGATGTGATCCGCACGATCGAATTTTTAAGGCTCACAGACGGTATAGATGGCGATAAGATCATTTTGGCCGGAAAAGGGATCGGAGCTTCAATGGCTTTGTTCGGGGCCGCAAATTCACCTAGAGTCAAAGCTCTTATATTAGAAACTCCTAATTTTTGCCACGTGGACGACACTCAACTGAAATTAGGAACAAGCTGGTCCAAAGAAATTTCGGAACAGATCTCCAACTCTAAATCCAAAAAGGCCCAACTTAAAAAAAATCTTTCTTACTTTGATAGTTTGAATTTTTCCAAAAAGATCAAGATTCCAACTTTAGTTTCCGTCGGAATGGAAGATAAAGTCTCTCACCCTAAATCCGTTTTTGCATTATTCAATCACCTGGTTTGCGATAAAAGAATGCAGGTTTATCCTACGGAAGGAAACGAAGCGGGGATCGCGGGGGACAAACAGAATTTGGCCAATCTGGAATTTGCGAAAGAGATCCTGTTCCCTGAATGA